From one Flavobacterium sp. N502536 genomic stretch:
- a CDS encoding M16 family metallopeptidase yields MRNLLFSSILCCSFASLSAVYAQKPDVPKYIKNVEGVKEYSLNNGLKVLLIPDASQSNMVVNIVYNVGSRNEGYGEKGMAHLLEHMLFKSTKNLGDIKKMLSEKGGAANGTTWLDRTNYYEVFPSSDENLKWSIEMEADRMINATILQTDLDKEFSVVRNEFEIGENNPDGVLQERVLSAAYLWHNYGKSTIGSKEDIERVKAKTLRVFYEKYYQPDNSTLIIAGKFDEKKALQYVGQYFGSIPKPKRVLDKTYTIEPAQDGEKYVELKRAGDSKNIGALYHTAAYADKDYAAIDALGEILTADPSGYLYKALVETQKISSIYYWQPTTRDASFVYFGVAVPNDKDVVATKELVRAELDKIGTIKYTDEDVSRAKAKLIKQIEGIKNNTVSFAINLTEIIGAGDYRLGFLYRDAIENLTKEDIQRVAEKYFKSNNRTVGVFIPSKDEQRVKPVEYTDEQLLAFTKDYKGKALEKEAAPFEASIKNLKQNFVEGKLSNGAKYGLIKKEIKGGKVQASFKFPVSNEKDLAGKSDVGAILAQLLKTGTTTRTKEQISDRLDQLKSSLYFDFSEQTLSVTVHTYKENFKEVMDILGDLLVNATFPQNELTKTISEYNTYLESSLNDPRSVAFIELSRQTSKYSKESIFYTSTVQEQMDAYKKIKQTEIVDFYKNILGGNNGVGTVVGDLDAKSTAQILESTFGKWNSKSKYEKAVPVFFETQKADKDYITPDKENAVAVGKISFKMNQKDAEYPAFVMANEILGSGGFLTARIPMRLREKEGISYGAGSFVNVPITNDVAYWAYYAFLNPTKKNAVEVAAKEEIAKALKDGFTAEELKTNLVSWLNERKTRLGDDGTLATLTNTYLQYGIPLEDYDTLESKVKALKVEEVNAVVRKYISLDKMTSIYAGDFNKKQ; encoded by the coding sequence ATGAGAAATTTATTGTTTAGTAGTATTTTATGCTGCTCATTTGCGTCATTAAGTGCTGTTTATGCACAAAAACCTGACGTGCCAAAGTATATTAAAAATGTTGAAGGAGTCAAAGAGTATTCCTTAAATAACGGATTGAAAGTTCTTTTAATTCCGGATGCCTCGCAAAGCAATATGGTTGTGAATATTGTTTACAATGTAGGCTCCAGAAATGAGGGGTACGGAGAGAAGGGGATGGCCCATTTATTAGAACACATGCTTTTTAAAAGTACGAAGAATTTAGGAGATATCAAAAAAATGCTTTCTGAAAAAGGAGGGGCTGCCAATGGAACCACTTGGTTAGACCGTACTAATTATTATGAAGTTTTCCCATCCAGTGATGAAAATCTGAAATGGAGTATTGAAATGGAAGCGGACCGAATGATCAATGCGACCATTTTGCAAACAGATTTAGATAAGGAGTTTTCTGTAGTTAGAAACGAGTTTGAAATAGGCGAAAACAACCCTGATGGTGTTTTGCAGGAAAGAGTACTTTCTGCGGCTTATTTATGGCACAATTACGGAAAAAGTACCATCGGAAGTAAAGAAGATATTGAGCGCGTAAAAGCAAAAACATTACGCGTTTTCTACGAAAAGTATTATCAGCCGGACAATTCAACTTTAATAATTGCCGGAAAATTTGATGAGAAAAAAGCTTTGCAATATGTGGGGCAGTATTTTGGTAGTATTCCAAAACCGAAAAGAGTTTTAGATAAAACTTATACCATAGAGCCGGCGCAGGATGGTGAAAAATATGTGGAGTTGAAAAGAGCTGGTGACAGTAAAAATATTGGCGCTTTATACCATACTGCGGCTTACGCAGACAAAGATTATGCTGCCATTGATGCTTTGGGCGAGATTTTAACGGCCGATCCATCAGGTTATTTGTATAAAGCTTTAGTTGAAACTCAAAAAATATCCAGTATTTATTATTGGCAGCCGACTACCAGAGATGCGAGTTTTGTATACTTTGGAGTAGCTGTTCCTAATGATAAAGATGTTGTAGCAACAAAAGAATTGGTGAGAGCCGAATTGGATAAAATAGGAACTATTAAATATACAGATGAAGATGTAAGCAGAGCTAAGGCTAAATTGATCAAGCAAATTGAAGGAATAAAAAACAACACCGTTTCTTTTGCTATTAATCTTACCGAAATTATTGGAGCTGGAGATTACAGATTAGGATTTTTATACAGAGATGCAATCGAAAATCTAACGAAAGAAGACATACAAAGAGTTGCAGAGAAATATTTTAAAAGCAACAACAGAACCGTTGGAGTATTCATTCCTTCAAAAGACGAACAAAGAGTTAAGCCGGTAGAATATACAGACGAACAATTGTTAGCCTTTACTAAAGATTACAAAGGGAAAGCTCTTGAAAAAGAAGCGGCTCCGTTTGAAGCTTCTATCAAGAACTTAAAACAAAATTTTGTAGAAGGAAAGCTTAGCAATGGTGCAAAGTATGGCTTGATTAAAAAAGAAATCAAAGGAGGAAAAGTTCAGGCAAGCTTTAAATTTCCGGTAAGTAATGAAAAGGATTTAGCCGGAAAATCAGATGTAGGGGCTATTTTGGCTCAGTTGTTAAAAACGGGTACCACTACCAGAACAAAAGAGCAAATCAGCGATCGTTTAGATCAATTGAAGTCAAGTTTGTATTTTGATTTCTCAGAACAAACCTTGTCAGTAACGGTTCATACCTACAAAGAAAATTTTAAAGAAGTAATGGATATTTTAGGAGATCTGCTGGTTAATGCTACTTTTCCTCAAAATGAGTTAACGAAAACGATTAGCGAATACAATACCTACTTAGAATCGAGTTTAAACGATCCTCGTTCTGTTGCATTTATAGAACTTTCAAGACAAACGTCAAAATATTCGAAAGAGAGTATTTTTTATACGTCAACTGTTCAGGAGCAAATGGACGCTTATAAAAAGATAAAACAAACAGAAATTGTTGATTTCTATAAAAATATTTTAGGAGGAAACAACGGAGTTGGAACTGTGGTCGGAGATTTAGACGCTAAATCGACCGCTCAGATTTTAGAGAGTACTTTTGGAAAATGGAATTCGAAATCAAAGTATGAAAAGGCAGTACCTGTATTTTTCGAAACTCAGAAAGCAGACAAAGACTATATCACACCGGATAAGGAAAATGCCGTTGCGGTAGGGAAAATTAGTTTTAAAATGAATCAGAAAGATGCTGAATACCCGGCATTTGTAATGGCAAATGAAATTTTAGGAAGCGGAGGCTTTTTGACTGCCAGAATTCCGATGCGATTGAGAGAAAAAGAAGGAATCAGTTATGGAGCAGGATCTTTTGTAAATGTACCCATTACAAATGATGTTGCTTATTGGGCCTACTACGCTTTCTTAAATCCAACGAAAAAAAATGCAGTTGAAGTTGCTGCCAAAGAGGAAATTGCTAAAGCATTAAAAGACGGTTTTACGGCCGAAGAATTAAAAACAAATTTGGTAAGCTGGCTTAATGAAAGAAAAACCAGATTAGGCGATGACGGAACTTTAGCAACTTTGACAAATACCTATCTGCAATACGGAATTCCTTTGGAAGATTATGATACTCTTGAAAGTAAAGTAAAAGCATTAAAAGTAGAAGAGGTAAATGCTGTTGTGAGAAAGTACATAAGCTTAGACAAAATGACTTCTATTTATGCAGGAGATTTTAATAAGAAACAATAA
- the gyrB gene encoding DNA topoisomerase (ATP-hydrolyzing) subunit B translates to MSEEIKKNNYSADSIQALEGMEHVRMRPSMYIGDVGVRGLHHLVYEVVDNSIDEAMGGHCDTIGVAINEDGSVTVEDNGRGIPVDLHKKEGVSALEVVMTKIGAGGKFDKDSYKVSGGLHGVGVSVVNALSVHMKSTVFREGKIYEQEYERGKSLYPVKQIGETDKRGTRQTFYPDNTIFTQTTEFSYDTLSARMRELSFLNKGITITFTDKREVDEKGEFKSEVFHSDEGLKEYIRYLDGNREPIISHVISMDHEKGEIPVEVALIYNTSYTENIFSYVNNINTHEGGTHLQGFRSGLTRTLKKYADASGMLDKLKFEIAGDDFREGLTAIISVKVAEPQFEGQTKTKLGNREVVSPVSQAVGEMLENYLEENPNDARIIIQKVILAAQARHAAKKAREMVQRKTVMGGGGLPGKLSDCSEQDPARCEVYLVEGDSAGGTAKQGRDRNFQAILPLRGKILNVEKAMHHKVFENEEIRNIFTALGVTVGTAEDSKALNLEKLRYHKVIIMCDADVDGSHISTLILTFFFRFMKELIEEGHVYIAAPPLYLVKKGNKKEYAWNDVQRDQANERMGGSAAIQRYKGLGEMNAEQLWETTMDPNFRTLRQVTIDSLAEADRVFSMLMGDEVPPRREFIEKNAVYANIDA, encoded by the coding sequence ATGAGCGAAGAAATCAAGAAGAACAATTATTCAGCAGATAGTATTCAGGCATTAGAAGGAATGGAGCACGTAAGAATGCGTCCATCGATGTATATTGGAGATGTGGGGGTTCGAGGGCTACATCATTTGGTTTATGAGGTTGTTGATAACTCTATTGATGAGGCGATGGGAGGACATTGTGATACCATTGGTGTTGCAATAAACGAAGACGGATCAGTAACAGTTGAAGATAACGGTCGTGGTATTCCAGTTGATTTACATAAAAAAGAAGGAGTTTCGGCGCTTGAGGTTGTAATGACTAAAATTGGTGCCGGGGGTAAATTTGATAAAGATTCTTATAAAGTTTCCGGAGGTTTGCACGGGGTTGGGGTTTCGGTTGTAAATGCCCTTTCCGTTCACATGAAGTCTACCGTTTTTAGAGAAGGAAAAATCTACGAACAGGAGTACGAAAGAGGAAAATCATTATATCCGGTAAAGCAAATCGGAGAAACAGATAAAAGAGGTACACGTCAGACATTTTACCCTGATAATACTATCTTTACTCAAACTACAGAGTTCTCTTATGATACTTTATCAGCTCGTATGCGTGAGCTTTCTTTCTTAAACAAAGGAATCACCATTACATTTACGGATAAAAGAGAAGTAGATGAAAAAGGAGAATTTAAAAGCGAAGTGTTTCATTCAGATGAAGGTCTTAAAGAATACATTCGTTATTTAGATGGTAACCGTGAGCCAATTATTTCTCACGTAATCAGCATGGATCACGAAAAAGGTGAAATTCCGGTTGAGGTTGCTTTGATTTACAACACCAGTTATACCGAGAATATTTTCTCTTATGTAAATAATATCAACACACACGAAGGAGGAACGCATTTACAAGGTTTTAGAAGTGGTTTAACAAGAACCCTGAAAAAATATGCCGATGCATCCGGAATGTTGGATAAATTGAAATTCGAAATTGCGGGAGATGACTTCCGTGAAGGATTAACTGCTATTATTTCGGTAAAAGTGGCTGAGCCTCAGTTCGAAGGTCAGACCAAAACAAAATTAGGAAACAGAGAGGTGGTTTCTCCGGTTTCTCAGGCTGTTGGAGAAATGTTAGAGAACTATTTGGAAGAAAATCCAAATGATGCCCGAATCATTATCCAAAAAGTAATTCTGGCTGCTCAGGCCCGTCACGCTGCTAAAAAAGCGCGTGAAATGGTACAGCGTAAAACCGTAATGGGTGGCGGTGGATTGCCAGGAAAACTATCCGATTGTTCGGAGCAGGATCCTGCAAGATGTGAGGTTTACTTAGTCGAGGGAGATTCGGCTGGTGGAACAGCAAAACAAGGTCGTGATCGTAACTTTCAGGCGATTTTACCATTGCGTGGTAAGATTCTGAATGTGGAGAAAGCGATGCATCATAAAGTATTCGAAAACGAAGAGATTCGTAACATCTTTACCGCTTTGGGAGTTACCGTTGGTACAGCAGAAGACAGTAAAGCTTTGAATCTTGAAAAGCTTAGATACCACAAAGTAATCATCATGTGTGATGCGGATGTCGATGGTAGTCACATTTCTACCTTAATATTAACATTCTTCTTCCGTTTCATGAAAGAGTTGATCGAAGAAGGTCACGTTTATATCGCTGCACCACCTTTATACTTAGTTAAGAAAGGAAACAAAAAAGAATATGCGTGGAATGATGTTCAACGCGATCAGGCCAATGAGAGAATGGGTGGAAGCGCCGCGATTCAACGTTACAAAGGTCTTGGAGAGATGAACGCGGAACAATTGTGGGAAACAACAATGGATCCGAACTTCAGAACTTTACGTCAGGTAACCATTGACAGTCTGGCTGAAGCCGACAGAGTTTTCTCTATGCTTATGGGGGATGAAGTACCACCACGTAGAGAATTTATCGAGAAAAATGCAGTTTACGCTAATATCGATGCGTAA
- the mdh gene encoding malate dehydrogenase, translating into MKVTIVGAGNVGATCADVISYRGIASEVVLLDIKEGFAEGKALDIMQCATNTGFNTKVSGVTNDYSKTAGSDVVVITSGIPRKPGMTREELIGINAGIVKTVAENVLKHSPDTIIVVVSNPMDTMTYLALKSTGVPKNRIIGMGGALDSSRFRTYLSLALDKPANDISAMVIGGHGDTTMIPLTRLASYNGIPVSEFLSEEALQKVAADTMVGGATLTGLLGTSAWYAPGASVAYLVDSILNDQKKMIACSVFVEGEYGQEDICIGVPCIIGKNGVEEILDIQLNDQEKELFAKSAAAVRSMNDALKSILV; encoded by the coding sequence ATGAAAGTTACCATTGTAGGAGCAGGAAATGTTGGAGCTACATGTGCAGATGTTATTTCTTATAGAGGAATTGCTAGCGAAGTAGTGTTGTTGGATATTAAAGAAGGTTTTGCCGAAGGGAAAGCGTTGGATATTATGCAATGCGCCACAAATACAGGTTTTAATACCAAAGTATCTGGGGTGACCAATGATTATTCTAAAACTGCCGGAAGTGATGTAGTAGTCATCACATCAGGAATTCCAAGAAAACCAGGAATGACTCGTGAAGAATTAATAGGTATAAATGCAGGAATTGTAAAAACAGTTGCCGAAAATGTATTGAAACATTCTCCGGACACTATAATAGTTGTGGTTTCTAATCCGATGGATACAATGACGTATTTGGCATTGAAATCTACCGGAGTACCAAAAAACAGAATTATTGGTATGGGAGGAGCTTTAGATAGTTCACGTTTCAGAACCTATCTTTCTTTGGCTTTGGATAAACCAGCTAATGATATTTCGGCAATGGTTATTGGTGGTCATGGTGATACGACTATGATTCCGTTAACCCGTTTAGCATCTTATAATGGAATTCCGGTAAGCGAATTTCTTTCAGAAGAAGCCTTACAAAAAGTAGCTGCCGACACTATGGTTGGAGGAGCAACTCTTACAGGTCTTTTGGGAACATCGGCCTGGTATGCGCCAGGAGCTTCTGTAGCTTATTTGGTAGACAGTATTTTAAATGATCAGAAAAAAATGATTGCCTGTTCTGTTTTTGTGGAAGGAGAGTATGGACAAGAGGATATCTGCATAGGAGTGCCATGTATAATTGGTAAAAACGGAGTAGAAGAAATTTTAGACATTCAGTTAAACGATCAGGAAAAAGAGCTGTTTGCAAAAAGTGCAGCTGCGGTCAGAAGCATGAATGATGCTCTAAAATCGATTTTAGTATAA
- the secDF gene encoding protein translocase subunit SecDF, translated as MQNKGLIKFFAILFALVSIYQLSFTFVANNVKSEAKAFAGDNPDKELKYLDSIGKEKVLNLGFTDFTYNEVKNKQLNKGLDLEGGINVILQISVKDVLKGLANNSKNPVFNKSLADATANLEGNKTYLNKFFEAFEANSKGTVKLASPDIFANRSLQGEGGVDFQMSDAQVQKVIKKKVDESIESAYKVLRERIDKFGVTQPNIQKLGETGRILVELPGAKDVDRIKKLLGGKAQLEFWETFKIEEIGNFLVATNEALKKTEIKKTETKTVVKDSLNALLTDNAKDSVDTKKGNNPLFDKMLGQGGGPVLGYFAPKDTATVNNYFKRADIRILLGADQHNAKFVWSKPTTIKDAKGKDIEAVELYALKGNRDNVPAMSGGVVTDAKDTFDQLGKPAVSMQMNSQGAKVWEELTGRAFSQKGYIAIVLDNIVYSAPGVTSGPIAGGRSEITGSFDVAETKDLANVLNAGKLPASADIIQSTVVGPSLGQAAIDAGTISSVLGFLLVCLWMVFYYGKAGWYANLALLLNLLFLFGIMASFGFVLTLPGIAGIVLTLGTAVDANIIIFERAKEELREGKSLSEAVVASYGWHGAMRSIIDANVTHVLTGAILFIFGTGPIKGFALTLLIGIVTSLFTSIFIARIFIDRNIAGKGDLTFSTNITKNWFTNFHFDFIKIKKFTYIFSSIVVVVSLVSIFFVNGLDEGVDFVGGRTFQVKFEKPIDATVVSDELSASFGTPVEAKILGDDDQLKITTKYKIKEDGVAVDEEVNQILYKSLAKYFPNTSYEKFINSFDGKRIGVVQQSKVGASISEDIKTNSYWAVLGAMAVIFLYLMISFRKWQYSLGAIAAVAHDVIFVLGIYSLCYKFMPFHMEMDQHFIAAILTVIGYSMNDTVIVFDRIREFIIGNRKGSFEDIVNASINTTLSRTLNTSLMMIIVLLTMFIFGGESIRGFIFAMLIGIVVGTYSSLFIATPVLVDTISSDDKHTIEDKHNA; from the coding sequence ATGCAGAATAAAGGACTTATTAAATTTTTCGCAATTCTATTTGCATTGGTAAGTATTTACCAACTCTCGTTCACTTTTGTGGCCAATAACGTCAAAAGTGAAGCTAAAGCTTTTGCAGGAGATAATCCTGATAAAGAATTAAAATATTTAGATTCTATTGGAAAAGAGAAAGTGTTAAACCTTGGTTTTACTGATTTTACTTATAATGAAGTAAAAAACAAACAACTGAACAAAGGTCTTGACTTAGAAGGAGGAATCAACGTGATTCTTCAAATTTCGGTTAAAGACGTTTTGAAAGGATTAGCAAACAATTCTAAAAATCCAGTATTTAATAAATCATTAGCTGATGCAACTGCAAATTTAGAAGGAAACAAAACCTATTTAAATAAGTTCTTTGAAGCTTTTGAGGCTAACTCAAAAGGGACAGTGAAATTAGCTTCACCTGATATTTTTGCAAACAGAAGTTTACAAGGAGAAGGTGGTGTAGATTTTCAAATGTCTGATGCGCAAGTACAAAAAGTAATTAAGAAAAAAGTAGATGAGTCTATCGAAAGTGCTTACAAAGTACTTAGAGAGCGTATCGACAAATTTGGTGTAACGCAACCAAACATCCAAAAATTAGGAGAAACAGGAAGAATCTTAGTAGAGCTTCCAGGTGCTAAGGATGTAGACAGAATCAAAAAATTATTAGGAGGAAAAGCTCAATTAGAGTTTTGGGAGACTTTTAAAATCGAAGAAATCGGTAACTTTTTAGTAGCGACTAACGAAGCTTTAAAAAAGACTGAAATCAAAAAAACAGAAACTAAAACTGTTGTTAAAGATTCATTAAATGCATTATTAACGGATAACGCTAAAGATTCAGTAGATACTAAAAAAGGAAACAACCCATTATTTGACAAAATGTTAGGTCAGGGTGGTGGACCAGTTTTAGGATACTTTGCTCCTAAAGATACAGCTACTGTAAACAACTATTTTAAAAGAGCTGACATCAGAATTTTATTGGGTGCTGACCAACACAATGCAAAATTTGTGTGGAGTAAACCAACTACTATTAAAGATGCAAAAGGAAAAGATATTGAAGCAGTTGAATTATATGCTTTAAAAGGAAACAGAGACAATGTTCCTGCAATGAGCGGTGGTGTTGTTACAGATGCAAAAGATACATTTGACCAATTAGGAAAACCAGCTGTTTCTATGCAAATGAACAGCCAGGGAGCTAAAGTTTGGGAAGAATTAACAGGAAGAGCATTCTCTCAAAAAGGATATATCGCTATTGTTTTAGATAATATTGTTTACTCTGCGCCAGGTGTTACAAGTGGACCAATTGCCGGAGGAAGATCTGAAATTACAGGTTCTTTTGATGTAGCTGAAACTAAAGATTTAGCTAACGTATTAAACGCAGGTAAATTACCAGCTTCTGCAGATATTATTCAGTCAACAGTTGTGGGACCATCTTTAGGTCAGGCTGCAATTGATGCAGGTACAATTTCTTCTGTATTAGGATTTTTATTAGTTTGTTTATGGATGGTATTCTATTATGGTAAAGCAGGTTGGTATGCTAACCTTGCCTTATTATTGAACTTACTTTTCTTGTTTGGAATTATGGCAAGTTTTGGTTTTGTATTAACATTGCCAGGTATTGCAGGTATCGTATTAACATTAGGTACAGCGGTAGATGCGAACATCATTATATTTGAAAGAGCTAAAGAAGAATTACGTGAAGGAAAATCATTGTCAGAAGCAGTTGTAGCTTCTTACGGATGGCACGGAGCAATGCGTTCTATTATCGACGCAAACGTTACTCACGTTTTAACTGGTGCAATCTTATTCATTTTTGGTACAGGACCAATTAAAGGTTTTGCTTTAACATTATTGATTGGTATCGTAACTTCATTGTTTACTTCAATCTTTATTGCTAGAATTTTTATTGACAGAAACATTGCTGGAAAAGGAGATTTAACATTCTCTACAAACATTACTAAAAACTGGTTTACAAACTTCCACTTTGACTTTATTAAGATTAAGAAATTCACTTACATCTTCTCTTCAATTGTAGTTGTAGTGAGTTTAGTTTCTATCTTCTTCGTAAACGGATTAGATGAAGGTGTTGATTTTGTTGGAGGAAGAACATTCCAGGTGAAATTTGAAAAACCAATTGATGCTACTGTAGTATCAGATGAATTATCTGCTTCTTTTGGTACTCCTGTTGAGGCTAAAATTTTAGGTGATGATGATCAGTTGAAAATCACAACTAAATATAAAATTAAAGAAGACGGTGTAGCTGTTGATGAAGAAGTGAATCAAATTTTATACAAGTCGTTAGCGAAATATTTCCCTAACACTTCTTATGAAAAATTCATCAACTCATTTGATGGTAAGAGAATTGGAGTAGTGCAACAATCTAAAGTTGGAGCTTCTATTTCTGAGGATATCAAAACAAACTCTTACTGGGCTGTATTAGGTGCAATGGCAGTTATTTTCTTATACTTAATGATCTCTTTCCGTAAATGGCAATATTCATTAGGTGCGATTGCAGCTGTAGCGCATGACGTTATCTTTGTATTAGGAATCTACTCTTTATGTTATAAATTCATGCCTTTCCACATGGAAATGGATCAGCACTTTATTGCGGCTATCCTTACTGTAATTGGTTACTCTATGAACGATACTGTAATTGTATTTGACAGAATTAGAGAGTTTATCATCGGAAACCGTAAAGGAAGTTTTGAAGATATCGTAAACGCATCTATTAACACTACATTGTCAAGAACGTTGAATACCTCATTAATGATGATCATCGTATTATTAACGATGTTTATCTTTGGTGGAGAATCTATCAGAGGATTTATCTTTGCCATGTTAATTGGTATTGTGGTAGGAACTTATTCATCATTATTTATTGCTACACCAGTATTGGTTGATACAATTTCAAGTGATGATAAACACACAATCGAAGACAAGCACAACGCATAA
- a CDS encoding acyloxyacyl hydrolase — MSRKLLLFLIIFFGVFKISGQVKKEKVALGVNYGFGSEFNNRNYTFTNQFYKIELYYRVKETRHFQFEILIQPEVNFGRHQLLNFYFVKPEEPDYLEKREEYTKLKEVYEYVLNLGFLVRKPIGKVFSVYALGSIGPLITDRDTERLSAGFAFADVFALGFSVQAEQLRFDIRSGIRHVSNAGLNSENAGFNTRNIEFGISYCL, encoded by the coding sequence ATGAGTAGAAAACTACTATTGTTTTTAATTATTTTTTTTGGTGTATTCAAGATTTCAGGGCAGGTTAAAAAGGAAAAAGTGGCGCTGGGTGTTAACTATGGTTTTGGTAGCGAGTTTAACAACAGAAACTATACTTTTACCAATCAATTTTATAAAATAGAATTGTACTACCGGGTAAAGGAAACACGGCATTTTCAGTTTGAAATTTTAATTCAGCCGGAAGTTAATTTTGGAAGACACCAATTGTTGAACTTTTATTTTGTAAAACCAGAAGAACCGGATTATCTTGAAAAGAGAGAAGAATATACCAAGCTGAAAGAGGTATATGAATATGTGCTGAATCTTGGTTTTTTAGTCAGAAAACCGATTGGTAAGGTTTTTTCGGTTTATGCTTTAGGAAGTATTGGCCCCTTGATAACGGACCGGGACACCGAAAGATTGTCGGCCGGTTTTGCTTTTGCAGATGTTTTTGCGCTGGGTTTTTCGGTTCAAGCAGAACAGCTACGATTTGATATTCGTTCAGGGATTCGGCACGTCTCAAACGCCGGACTAAATAGTGAAAACGCAGGATTTAACACGCGAAATATTGAATTTGGTATTTCGTATTGTTTGTAA
- the lgt gene encoding prolipoprotein diacylglyceryl transferase: MTQPLNIVWNPSEGIDLGFFMIRYYSLMFVIAFGLGWFLMKKIFERENESIDKLDSLFVWTVLATLIGARLGHVLFYDWEYFRNHLLEIFLPVRFEPKFEFTGFQGLASHGAAIAIIVAMYYYSKMILKRPLLWILDRVVIPVASGAIFVRLGNFFNSEIIGHETTSAFGIRFLHDQFSKNEAVNATQIADPKAAYTAIATDPKFADLLAQVPAKHPTQLYEAISYVFVFAVLFFLYWKTNARLKSGLLFGLFLVLLFAVRFVVEFVKESQGGFENELGLFSTGQWLSIPFIIIGLFFIIRAQRNPLAES; encoded by the coding sequence ATGACACAGCCCTTAAATATTGTTTGGAATCCTTCGGAAGGAATCGATTTAGGTTTTTTTATGATTCGCTACTACAGCTTAATGTTTGTAATTGCCTTCGGTTTAGGATGGTTTTTAATGAAAAAAATCTTCGAACGCGAAAACGAATCTATTGACAAACTGGATTCTTTATTTGTCTGGACGGTTCTGGCAACTTTAATAGGCGCCCGTTTAGGACATGTTTTATTCTACGATTGGGAATATTTTAGAAATCACTTACTTGAGATATTTTTACCGGTTAGATTTGAACCAAAATTCGAATTTACCGGCTTTCAGGGATTAGCCAGCCACGGTGCTGCTATTGCCATTATTGTTGCAATGTATTATTACAGCAAAATGATCCTAAAACGTCCTTTATTATGGATTTTGGACCGTGTAGTAATTCCGGTTGCCAGTGGCGCTATTTTTGTTCGTTTAGGAAACTTCTTCAATTCTGAAATTATCGGACATGAAACGACTTCTGCTTTCGGAATTCGTTTTTTACACGATCAATTCAGCAAAAATGAAGCGGTAAATGCTACACAAATTGCAGATCCAAAAGCCGCTTATACTGCTATTGCAACCGATCCTAAATTTGCTGACTTACTAGCTCAGGTTCCGGCAAAACACCCAACACAATTGTACGAAGCAATTTCATATGTCTTTGTTTTTGCTGTTTTGTTTTTCTTATACTGGAAAACGAATGCCAGACTGAAATCAGGATTATTGTTCGGACTGTTCCTGGTTCTTTTATTTGCCGTACGTTTTGTAGTTGAATTTGTAAAAGAAAGTCAGGGCGGATTTGAGAACGAATTAGGCCTTTTCTCCACCGGACAATGGCTAAGCATTCCGTTTATTATTATTGGCCTTTTCTTTATCATAAGAGCACAAAGAAACCCTTTAGCGGAATCTTAA
- the yidD gene encoding membrane protein insertion efficiency factor YidD codes for MKVITPFVLLVRFYQSAISPFTPASCRFEPTCSTYMIQALQTHGLFYGGYLGMKRILSCHPWGRTGYDPVPEKKCSHKH; via the coding sequence ATGAAAGTAATCACTCCATTTGTTTTATTAGTCCGCTTTTATCAATCTGCAATATCGCCTTTTACTCCGGCGAGTTGCAGATTTGAACCAACGTGCTCTACTTATATGATTCAGGCCCTGCAAACACATGGCTTGTTTTATGGAGGATACCTCGGCATGAAAAGAATCCTAAGCTGCCACCCTTGGGGAAGAACCGGTTACGATCCTGTTCCGGAGAAAAAATGTTCACACAAACATTAA